One window of Cohnella hashimotonis genomic DNA carries:
- a CDS encoding extracellular solute-binding protein, whose translation MKTKMYTTATTLVLASAIGLTGCGSSGNNGNAGNEAAANGGTASGSASSTASSAASSAASSAALAASGKKVEITFWNTYNQTSAETKQLQEVIIPAFEKAHPNIHVKNVPMPTESFNQKLLVSAAGAQLPDAARIDIVMTPQLAKLGTLVEQDTLEGFDELKNKVFPGPLSTNVYQGKTYGIPLDTNTKVLLYNPELLSKAGIDAPPKTMDEFVDALGKLSGGKGGSATFGYQFGVDLWWLGPWVWSNGGQILSEDLTKATGYMNGEKTVAAIEKLAQLGKDGKVTGFHNGDLGGTDGLAKGKYAMIDDGPWAFDVLKKQYPNFKFEAAPYPAGEGGSIGVVGGENFVMFNTSDADHQAAAYEFEKFMLSDEAQVAMAKVGQMPVVASLADNPDIKAITYFAPYLEQLKTAQGRPSTPAYAQVDKFFSDAVSKVLLGKATTQQALDEAAKQSDAVLAP comes from the coding sequence ATGAAAACAAAAATGTATACGACGGCTACAACGCTTGTCCTGGCAAGCGCGATCGGACTTACCGGCTGCGGTTCAAGCGGCAATAACGGCAATGCGGGCAACGAGGCGGCCGCAAACGGCGGCACGGCTTCCGGCTCCGCTTCAAGCACGGCTTCCAGCGCCGCCTCAAGCGCGGCATCGAGCGCTGCGCTTGCGGCAAGCGGCAAGAAGGTCGAGATTACGTTCTGGAACACGTACAATCAGACGTCGGCCGAGACGAAGCAGCTGCAGGAGGTCATCATCCCGGCCTTCGAGAAGGCGCATCCCAATATCCACGTCAAAAACGTGCCAATGCCGACCGAGAGCTTCAACCAGAAGCTGCTGGTGTCCGCTGCCGGCGCGCAGCTGCCGGACGCGGCCCGGATCGACATCGTCATGACGCCTCAGCTTGCCAAGCTCGGCACGCTCGTCGAGCAGGATACGCTGGAAGGCTTTGACGAGTTGAAAAACAAAGTGTTCCCGGGCCCGCTGTCCACGAACGTCTATCAAGGCAAGACGTACGGCATTCCGCTCGATACGAATACGAAGGTTCTGCTGTACAACCCGGAGCTGCTGAGCAAGGCGGGCATCGACGCGCCGCCGAAAACGATGGACGAGTTCGTGGATGCGCTCGGCAAGCTGTCCGGCGGCAAAGGCGGCAGCGCGACGTTCGGCTACCAGTTCGGCGTCGATCTGTGGTGGCTCGGTCCGTGGGTATGGAGCAACGGCGGCCAAATCCTGAGCGAGGATCTTACAAAGGCGACCGGCTATATGAACGGCGAGAAGACCGTCGCCGCCATAGAGAAGCTGGCGCAGCTCGGCAAGGACGGCAAGGTGACCGGTTTCCATAATGGCGACCTCGGCGGTACCGACGGTCTCGCCAAGGGCAAGTACGCGATGATCGACGACGGTCCGTGGGCCTTCGACGTGCTCAAGAAGCAATACCCGAACTTCAAGTTCGAAGCGGCGCCGTACCCGGCCGGCGAGGGCGGTTCGATCGGCGTAGTCGGCGGCGAAAACTTCGTGATGTTCAACACGTCGGATGCCGATCATCAGGCCGCTGCCTATGAATTCGAGAAATTTATGCTATCCGACGAAGCGCAGGTGGCCATGGCGAAAGTCGGCCAGATGCCGGTCGTCGCAAGCCTGGCCGACAATCCGGACATCAAGGCGATCACGTACTTCGCGCCTTACCTGGAGCAGTTGAAGACGGCGCAAGGCCGTCCGTCCACGCCGGCTTACGCGCAGGTCGACAAATTCTTCTCCGACGCCGTGTCCAAGGTGCTGCTCGGCAAGGCGACGACCCAACAAGCGCTGGATGAAGCGGCGAAGCAGTCCGACGCCGTGCTCGCGCCTTAA
- a CDS encoding carbohydrate ABC transporter permease: protein MQNSLTLESAAPTGKPRRSWLRRHYGIYLFALPAIVLFLTFSVYPILYSFVKSFSDWQLLGASPFVGLRNYRTVLSDPNVGIAFKNALLNFVVSIPIQVVFGLLLAIVLDRPIRGRGFFRALFYIPVLVTWIVVIQIYMYMFNKDYGLINYLLIKSHLIGEGIDWLGSPTRTLVSVFAMGGWKGIGWAMLIFLAGLQSIPTDLYEASGLDGASKWQQFRYITVPGLRNTTVFVIVLLSIGAFNVFDQVFLLFNGAAPSDYDVPLSMIYNKAFSDLNFGYSAALSYVMAAVIILISLIQFKLLPKNSGMEG, encoded by the coding sequence ATGCAAAATTCGCTTACATTGGAGTCCGCCGCCCCCACCGGGAAGCCAAGGAGAAGCTGGCTCCGCAGGCATTACGGCATCTATCTGTTCGCGCTTCCGGCAATCGTGCTGTTCCTGACCTTCTCGGTCTATCCCATCCTGTACTCGTTCGTCAAAAGCTTCTCCGACTGGCAGTTGCTGGGTGCCAGCCCGTTCGTCGGTCTCCGCAACTACCGTACGGTCCTGAGCGATCCTAACGTAGGTATTGCGTTCAAGAACGCCCTGCTCAACTTCGTCGTCTCCATCCCGATCCAGGTCGTATTCGGCTTGCTGCTGGCCATCGTGCTGGACCGGCCGATCCGGGGACGCGGCTTTTTTCGGGCGCTGTTTTACATTCCCGTGCTCGTCACCTGGATTGTCGTCATCCAGATCTATATGTACATGTTCAACAAGGACTACGGCCTTATCAATTACCTGCTGATCAAGTCGCATCTGATCGGCGAAGGAATCGACTGGCTGGGCAGCCCGACCCGCACGCTCGTCTCCGTGTTCGCGATGGGCGGGTGGAAGGGGATCGGCTGGGCGATGCTTATTTTCCTGGCGGGGCTCCAGTCCATCCCGACCGACCTGTACGAAGCTTCCGGCCTCGACGGGGCCAGCAAATGGCAGCAATTCCGCTACATTACGGTTCCGGGGCTGCGCAACACGACCGTCTTCGTCATCGTGCTGCTGTCGATCGGCGCATTTAACGTATTCGATCAGGTATTCCTGCTATTTAATGGCGCCGCGCCTTCCGATTACGACGTGCCGCTCAGCATGATCTATAACAAGGCGTTCAGCGACCTGAACTTCGGCTATTCGGCGGCGCTGTCCTACGTCATGGCTGCCGTCATTATCCTCATCAGCCTCATCCAGTTCAAGCTGCTCCCCAAAAACAGCGGAATGGAGGGTTAA
- a CDS encoding carbohydrate ABC transporter permease, which produces MGLRNRNIITKSLRYIVLIVFAVITILPFWNMIVVSLKPFQFAMSYPPQIVPTDLTFANYKEAWVTGSFGHYFKNSFLITVAATIGGTLVACMLAFALSRYRFPGRRIIFGLFIGTMMIPGITFIIPQYLLLKNLHLLNTYTGLTLLYIAGSIPFHMFLYKGFFDDIPKELEEAVIIDGGNRWTFFSRVAIHISLPAVATSVIMLFNGNWGEFLGALTFMSDPEKWTLPVAIRMLQGAHTTEYGLIFAASIISMLPIIILFLTFQRFIIKGIAAGAVKG; this is translated from the coding sequence ATGGGACTGCGCAACCGTAATATCATCACGAAATCCCTTCGCTATATCGTCCTGATCGTGTTCGCCGTCATTACGATCCTGCCTTTCTGGAACATGATCGTCGTCTCGCTCAAGCCGTTCCAGTTTGCCATGTCCTACCCCCCTCAGATTGTGCCGACCGACCTGACGTTCGCAAACTACAAGGAAGCTTGGGTAACCGGCAGCTTCGGCCATTATTTCAAAAACAGCTTTCTGATCACCGTCGCGGCCACGATCGGAGGCACGCTGGTCGCGTGCATGCTGGCGTTCGCCCTTTCGCGCTACCGCTTCCCGGGCCGCCGGATCATCTTCGGCCTGTTTATCGGCACGATGATGATTCCGGGCATCACGTTCATCATTCCGCAGTATTTGCTGCTGAAAAACCTTCATCTTCTCAACACCTATACGGGCCTGACGCTGCTCTACATTGCGGGGTCCATCCCGTTCCATATGTTTCTCTATAAAGGGTTCTTCGACGATATCCCGAAGGAGCTGGAGGAGGCGGTCATTATCGACGGGGGCAACCGCTGGACGTTTTTCAGCCGGGTGGCGATCCACATTTCCCTGCCGGCCGTCGCCACGTCGGTCATCATGTTATTCAACGGCAACTGGGGCGAGTTCCTCGGTGCGTTGACCTTCATGAGCGATCCGGAAAAATGGACCCTGCCGGTCGCCATCCGGATGCTGCAGGGCGCGCATACGACGGAGTACGGTCTCATCTTCGCCGCGTCGATCATCTCGATGCTGCCGATCATTATTTTGTTCCTGACGTTCCAGCGGTTTATCATCAAGGGAATCGCCGCAGGCGCCGTCAAGGGCTAA
- a CDS encoding cache domain-containing sensor histidine kinase, whose protein sequence is MFRFKIANRIATRLIVLLLAVILLPTIFIGVFFYRTSSTIVKENVRQSSIQVAQQAADSLSNILNVGSDTSDLIYSQVAIQEKVLQEKPKTPDSVKVDNKIYINNFLNTIIYSSSFVKIIYILEPTGTSWGSGIFNQAKVDRYNIRSFDWIREAERLNGKLAWTTLQKDKFSGAGDNTALVIPAARVLKDFKTMRNIGYIVINIDGEAVLDKISQIRLGKTGHFFVTDQQGRVMIDRNREAIGYPVEIDALGEAIAQPDREFEYAQAGTPFYGVKQPLSNGWWIVGVVPLKEVTGQLESLQRSVFIWSGGFGLLAMVIGLFFARRITKPIGRLTAQMKRVGEGDLSARTAIRSGDEIGQMSNQFNRMLGRLDRLMSQVREEQQKKQRAEMRAVMHRIHPHFMFNTLSTIKWLIKLGDNDRAYEGLSAFTRLLEANMGKKGHMVTLEEEIEIITKFLAILELRYSLPFKLDVRLGTGVAGFSIPRMLIQPLVENAVFHGFVSDNRGGTIWIEAEDTGACIAIRITDDGRGMTPEQLAQVTTAGSPDHAGTEAGIGFRHVRECIELYFSPGSKMNIQSVEGQGTVIAVTLNKPQRQEQEHQAEGEAADA, encoded by the coding sequence TTGTTTCGTTTTAAAATCGCGAATCGTATCGCGACGCGGCTGATCGTGCTGCTGCTGGCCGTCATCCTGCTGCCGACGATCTTCATCGGCGTCTTTTTTTACCGGACCTCGTCGACGATCGTCAAGGAAAACGTTCGGCAATCTTCGATCCAAGTCGCGCAGCAGGCGGCCGATTCGCTGTCCAATATTCTCAATGTCGGCAGCGATACCTCGGACCTGATCTATAGCCAGGTGGCCATTCAGGAGAAGGTGCTGCAGGAGAAGCCCAAGACGCCGGACAGCGTCAAGGTGGATAACAAGATTTATATCAACAACTTTTTGAATACGATCATCTACTCCAGCTCCTTCGTGAAAATCATCTACATTCTGGAGCCGACGGGAACGAGCTGGGGCAGCGGCATCTTCAACCAGGCCAAGGTCGACCGCTATAACATCCGGAGCTTCGACTGGATCCGGGAGGCGGAGCGGCTGAACGGCAAGCTGGCCTGGACGACTTTGCAAAAAGACAAGTTCAGCGGCGCAGGCGACAATACGGCGCTCGTCATTCCGGCCGCGCGGGTGCTCAAGGACTTCAAGACGATGCGCAACATCGGCTACATCGTCATCAATATCGACGGCGAGGCCGTACTGGACAAGATCAGCCAGATTCGGCTCGGCAAGACCGGCCATTTCTTCGTAACGGATCAGCAGGGGCGGGTGATGATCGACCGCAACCGGGAGGCGATCGGTTACCCCGTTGAGATCGACGCGTTGGGCGAGGCGATTGCGCAGCCGGATCGGGAGTTCGAGTACGCGCAGGCCGGCACGCCTTTTTATGGCGTCAAGCAGCCGCTGTCCAACGGCTGGTGGATCGTGGGCGTCGTCCCGCTCAAGGAGGTGACCGGGCAGCTCGAGTCGCTGCAGCGGTCCGTCTTTATCTGGAGCGGCGGCTTCGGCTTGCTGGCGATGGTCATCGGGCTGTTTTTCGCCCGGCGCATAACGAAGCCGATCGGTAGGCTGACTGCGCAGATGAAGCGGGTCGGCGAGGGCGATCTCTCGGCCAGAACGGCGATCCGTTCGGGCGACGAGATCGGCCAGATGAGCAACCAGTTCAACCGGATGCTCGGCAGGCTCGACCGGCTGATGAGCCAGGTCCGCGAGGAGCAGCAGAAAAAGCAGCGTGCGGAGATGCGCGCGGTCATGCACCGGATCCATCCGCACTTTATGTTCAACACGCTCAGCACTATCAAGTGGCTCATCAAGCTGGGCGACAACGATCGTGCGTACGAGGGGCTGTCGGCGTTCACCCGGCTGCTGGAGGCGAACATGGGCAAGAAGGGCCACATGGTGACGCTCGAGGAGGAAATCGAGATCATCACGAAATTTCTCGCCATTCTCGAGCTGCGCTACAGCCTCCCGTTCAAGCTGGACGTCAGGCTCGGAACGGGCGTTGCGGGCTTTTCAATCCCGCGTATGCTGATCCAGCCGCTCGTCGAAAATGCCGTCTTCCACGGTTTTGTATCCGACAATCGCGGCGGCACGATCTGGATCGAAGCGGAGGATACGGGCGCTTGCATCGCGATCCGCATTACGGACGACGGCCGCGGCATGACGCCTGAGCAGCTCGCCCAGGTGACGACGGCCGGCTCGCCGGACCATGCCGGCACCGAAGCGGGGATCGGTTTCAGGCACGTACGCGAGTGCATCGAGCTTTATTTTTCGCCCGGCTCCAAAATGAACATCCAAAGCGTCGAAGGCCAGGGGACCGTCATAGCCGTCACCCTTAACAAACCTCAGCGGCAGGAACAAGAACATCAGGCGGAAGGGGAGGCAGCGGATGCTTAA
- a CDS encoding response regulator, with product MLNVVIVDDEPIIRLGIKASIEWERLSLRFAGEYANGAEALNALRETPADILITDIKMPLMDGLELTRQAKALRPSTKVILISSYNDFDYVRQGIVLGAKDYILKATMEPEELNRIIGGCVEAIREETETAHKLDLYRKGEDMLSRRQLEQDMRRLLAQEQEGLEREFAVRFEAGYLLVRAALDRLDDLLQQYGQLHVGLLMDDLKDVFYRQCPDGIGFVSGEGELLLLLDRRSASAGRVAQLKEKLELESGVSLSVGYMERRSPGSWSASCEWTRQVYDRRFFDGAGGIHAGDQAEVGKGREDGDQERIGSHVDESGLRIPEWLRKWERMKYDMKRVKREASDLFSRLFVRRLEPALLLAYYQQFMKAETLPELGELLENGMRDGEQLPHVERTSVSQLIIHKAMAYIRERYTQELTLQMVADHVHISRNYFSVLFKKQTQLNFIDYIIQLRIAKAKELLGDRSAKVYEVAELTGFNDVKYFSKLFKKMTGSTPVDYRDNGTAETGSESHG from the coding sequence ATGCTTAACGTGGTGATCGTCGATGACGAACCGATTATTCGGCTTGGCATCAAGGCATCGATCGAGTGGGAGCGGCTGTCGCTCCGCTTCGCCGGCGAATACGCGAACGGGGCGGAGGCGCTGAACGCGCTTCGGGAAACGCCGGCGGACATTCTGATTACGGATATCAAAATGCCGCTGATGGACGGGCTGGAGCTGACCCGGCAGGCGAAGGCGCTGCGTCCGTCGACCAAGGTCATCCTGATTAGCAGCTATAACGATTTTGATTATGTCCGCCAGGGAATCGTGCTTGGCGCCAAGGATTACATTCTAAAGGCGACGATGGAGCCGGAGGAGCTTAACCGGATCATCGGCGGTTGCGTCGAGGCCATCCGCGAAGAAACCGAAACCGCGCACAAGCTGGATCTGTACCGGAAGGGCGAGGACATGCTGAGCAGGCGGCAGCTGGAGCAGGACATGAGACGCCTGCTTGCGCAGGAGCAAGAGGGGCTGGAGCGCGAGTTCGCCGTACGCTTCGAGGCTGGATATTTGCTCGTGCGTGCGGCGTTAGATCGCCTGGACGACTTGCTGCAGCAATACGGACAGCTGCATGTCGGCCTATTGATGGACGATCTGAAGGATGTCTTCTACCGCCAGTGTCCGGATGGAATCGGCTTTGTCTCCGGCGAAGGGGAGCTGCTTCTGCTGCTCGACCGCCGAAGCGCAAGCGCGGGCCGGGTGGCCCAACTAAAAGAAAAGCTGGAGCTTGAAAGCGGCGTGTCGCTGTCCGTCGGGTACATGGAGCGGCGTTCGCCCGGAAGCTGGTCCGCGAGCTGCGAATGGACGCGGCAGGTGTACGATCGTCGGTTCTTCGACGGCGCCGGCGGCATTCATGCAGGGGATCAAGCGGAGGTTGGAAAAGGGCGGGAGGACGGCGATCAGGAGCGCATCGGGTCGCATGTCGACGAGAGTGGACTGCGCATACCCGAATGGCTGCGAAAGTGGGAACGGATGAAGTACGACATGAAGCGGGTGAAGCGGGAGGCCAGCGATCTGTTCTCCCGCCTGTTCGTTCGCAGACTCGAACCGGCGCTGCTGCTGGCGTACTATCAACAATTCATGAAGGCGGAAACGCTGCCGGAGCTGGGCGAGCTGCTCGAGAACGGGATGCGGGACGGCGAGCAGCTTCCGCACGTAGAACGGACAAGCGTAAGCCAGCTCATTATCCATAAGGCGATGGCCTATATCCGCGAGCGTTACACGCAGGAGCTGACGCTGCAGATGGTCGCCGACCACGTCCACATCAGCCGCAACTACTTCAGCGTCCTTTTCAAAAAGCAGACCCAGCTCAACTTTATCGACTATATCATCCAGCTTCGCATCGCCAAGGCGAAGGAGCTGCTTGGCGACCGGTCGGCCAAGGTGTACGAGGTTGCCGAGCTGACGGGCTTCAACGACGTGAAATATTTCAGCAAGCTGTTCAAAAAAATGACGGGAAGCACGCCGGTGGACTATCGGGATAACGGAACGGCCGAGACGGGGAGCGAGTCGCATGGCTAA
- a CDS encoding extracellular solute-binding protein, producing the protein MAKRLAALVLVLLLAGCGSPRFIDGPLPGGAAPQAREEIVIWHTYSDEETRIFENEVIPAFEKAYPGIHVTPVRQPYSLELKSTIIARSTSGKTPDLVRMDITWVPELSSLGVLYPVGDLPDFKAAAARLQSVTMDTNKFKDRYYGLPLDVNTRVAIYNREKLERLGIDPPRTVDELVQAARKAKLPLGLDGPSLWSLLPYFYGMGGRLMDPAYSRAGGYLNSPASIAALSRIAALTDEGVFDRNLILGRGDRWEAVLKGNMLMADDGPWFYSVLSTSQENKFDLKNDTMVTPFPGRSVIGGENLVILRDTPHLQAAWTFMKWMTGKEAQQTMFEAGQLPTNREAGMSASVDGNAFVAATMQGVKDAMLRPPIPDDLEIEDLFTKYMLLVFTKKLTVSEGLNQAAAAIDAVVSAK; encoded by the coding sequence ATGGCTAAGCGCTTGGCAGCCCTTGTACTTGTGCTGCTTCTGGCCGGCTGCGGCTCGCCGCGGTTCATCGACGGACCGCTGCCCGGGGGAGCCGCGCCTCAAGCCCGAGAGGAGATCGTCATCTGGCATACGTATAGCGACGAGGAAACCCGAATATTTGAAAACGAGGTCATTCCCGCATTCGAGAAAGCATATCCCGGCATCCATGTCACGCCGGTACGCCAGCCGTACAGCCTGGAGCTGAAGTCTACGATTATCGCGCGGTCTACGTCGGGGAAGACGCCGGATCTGGTGCGGATGGACATTACCTGGGTGCCCGAGCTGTCTAGCCTGGGCGTCCTGTATCCGGTCGGCGACCTGCCTGATTTTAAAGCGGCGGCCGCCCGTTTGCAATCCGTGACGATGGATACGAACAAATTCAAGGACCGGTATTACGGGCTGCCGCTCGACGTCAATACGCGCGTGGCGATCTACAACCGGGAGAAGCTGGAGCGGCTCGGCATCGATCCGCCACGGACGGTGGACGAGCTGGTGCAAGCCGCCCGCAAAGCCAAGCTTCCGCTGGGGCTGGACGGTCCGTCGCTTTGGTCGTTGCTGCCCTATTTCTACGGCATGGGCGGGCGGCTGATGGATCCGGCCTACTCGAGAGCGGGCGGCTATTTAAACAGTCCGGCGAGCATTGCCGCGCTGTCGCGGATTGCGGCGCTGACGGACGAAGGCGTGTTCGACCGCAATCTGATACTTGGCCGTGGAGACCGGTGGGAAGCGGTATTGAAGGGAAATATGCTGATGGCCGACGACGGGCCGTGGTTTTATTCGGTCCTCTCGACATCGCAGGAAAATAAATTCGACCTGAAGAACGATACAATGGTGACGCCGTTCCCCGGCCGATCGGTCATCGGCGGCGAGAATCTCGTGATTCTGAGGGATACGCCGCATCTGCAGGCCGCCTGGACGTTCATGAAGTGGATGACGGGTAAAGAGGCGCAGCAGACGATGTTCGAGGCCGGACAACTGCCGACGAATCGCGAGGCCGGAATGTCGGCGTCCGTCGATGGCAATGCGTTCGTTGCGGCCACGATGCAGGGGGTCAAGGACGCGATGCTCCGTCCGCCCATCCCGGACGATCTCGAGATCGAGGACCTGTTCACCAAATACATGCTGCTCGTGTTCACGAAAAAACTGACCGTTTCCGAAGGGCTGAATCAGGCGGCAGCCGCAATCGACGCGGTCGTTT